A part of Vicinamibacteria bacterium genomic DNA contains:
- a CDS encoding Mov34/MPN/PAD-1 family protein, with amino-acid sequence MLWHALRGLPRKEEGGSIDSNDAREVKGYLLGQVEFANKRRVVTIKEIVQLPFNEQDAGDAAYFNAQDRAILEKKLRSRPSLQLVGNYHSHPNHEIKLSDQDVVYLSQYLPENYHVAAIVGPREPAVGFFLRNEQGAYTPWQEPVGRTRYTRANDVESGFAWKPDIEVVDAGGGNITYVQGKRTSRKAVWWSVGLAVVAVAAAAFMLLQRSSPVMGVVPTQVDLTSSGEQSKTIELKLDRKGEYTFIIVQTEDLPPWLEIAPTKG; translated from the coding sequence ATGCTGTGGCACGCCCTTCGCGGCCTCCCGCGAAAGGAGGAGGGCGGCTCGATCGATTCCAACGACGCTCGCGAGGTGAAGGGGTATCTCCTCGGGCAGGTCGAGTTCGCGAACAAGCGGCGCGTCGTTACGATCAAGGAGATCGTCCAACTCCCTTTCAATGAGCAGGACGCGGGAGACGCCGCCTACTTCAACGCACAGGACCGTGCCATCCTCGAGAAGAAGCTCCGTTCGCGGCCGTCTCTGCAGCTCGTCGGCAACTATCATAGCCATCCCAATCACGAGATCAAACTGTCCGACCAGGACGTCGTTTACCTAAGTCAGTACCTTCCCGAAAACTATCACGTGGCCGCCATCGTGGGCCCGCGCGAGCCCGCGGTCGGGTTCTTCCTTCGAAACGAGCAGGGGGCATACACGCCCTGGCAAGAGCCGGTTGGACGCACGAGGTATACGCGGGCGAACGATGTGGAGTCCGGTTTCGCGTGGAAGCCCGACATCGAGGTGGTGGATGCCGGGGGTGGCAACATCACCTACGTGCAGGGTAAGCGGACGAGCCGAAAAGCGGTCTGGTGGTCGGTGGGTCTTGCGGTGGTGGCGGTGGCCGCGGCGGCGTTTATGCTCCTGCAACGAAGCAGCCCGGTCATGGGAGTCGTGCCGACGCAGGTCGATCTGACATCGTCCGGTGAGCAGAGCAAGACCATCGAGCTGAAGCTCGACCGCAAGGGAGAGTACACCTTCATCATCGTGCAGACCGAGGACCTTCCACCGTGGCTGGAAATTGCGCCCACCAAAGGAAG